The Candidatus Methylomirabilis lanthanidiphila genome includes a region encoding these proteins:
- a CDS encoding chromosomal replication initiation protein, whose amino-acid sequence MDNNGHGAAVNPTNSSAKADDIWKEALATIQGKVTRQSFDNWFRPLALESMEGSCVTVRLPNQFFKEWFEDHHLGVLKSVFTDLMFTGVEVVLRVAEPTGPSESDVRPEPVVRRSVKRYRNEAAILNPKYTFENFVVGSSSQFAHAGCLAVAEQLSKAYNPLFIYGGVGLGKTHLLHAIGHLVLKRNNRLKLSYVSSEKFTNDLINAIRFDSTGEFRNRYRSLDLLLIDDIQFIAGKERTQEEFFHTFNELYDSSKQIVISSDSLPREIPTLEERLRSRFEWGLIADIQPPDLETKAAIIRKKAQAEGVRLPDDVSLFIAKNVQSNIRELEGSLVRLVAYASMTGRDITLELAQETLKDLNAERAKVITLAAIQQAVADFYRVKVEDLKSKDRNQGVVLPRQVAMYLGRTLTPSSLPVIGEAFGGKDHTTVIHSCEKIKRRLTTDDAFRRQIESLSQAITS is encoded by the coding sequence GTGGATAACAATGGTCACGGCGCGGCGGTGAACCCGACCAATTCTTCGGCGAAGGCGGATGACATCTGGAAAGAAGCCCTGGCAACCATCCAGGGCAAGGTCACACGCCAGAGCTTCGACAATTGGTTTCGCCCTCTGGCCCTGGAGTCAATGGAAGGCTCATGCGTCACGGTTCGGCTCCCGAACCAATTCTTCAAGGAGTGGTTCGAAGACCACCATCTGGGTGTCCTCAAATCGGTATTTACGGACCTGATGTTCACCGGCGTCGAGGTGGTCCTCCGTGTTGCTGAACCGACCGGGCCGAGCGAGTCGGATGTGAGGCCCGAGCCTGTTGTGAGGCGATCGGTCAAGCGATACCGGAATGAAGCTGCGATCCTCAATCCGAAGTACACCTTTGAGAACTTCGTTGTTGGCAGCTCCAGCCAGTTCGCCCACGCCGGCTGTCTGGCCGTCGCAGAGCAACTGTCGAAAGCGTACAACCCGCTCTTTATCTATGGGGGTGTGGGTCTCGGAAAGACGCACCTGCTCCACGCCATCGGCCACCTGGTCCTTAAGCGCAACAACCGGCTCAAACTGTCCTATGTCTCATCCGAGAAGTTTACGAATGATCTGATTAATGCCATCCGTTTCGATTCCACCGGCGAGTTCCGTAACCGCTACCGCAGCCTGGACCTGCTGCTCATTGACGATATCCAGTTTATTGCCGGCAAGGAGCGGACCCAGGAGGAGTTCTTTCATACCTTCAACGAGCTGTACGATTCCTCGAAACAGATTGTGATCTCCTCCGACAGCCTGCCGCGCGAGATCCCCACGCTGGAAGAGCGGTTACGCTCCAGGTTCGAGTGGGGCCTGATCGCCGACATCCAGCCGCCGGACCTTGAGACTAAGGCCGCCATCATTCGGAAGAAAGCGCAGGCAGAGGGCGTGCGACTTCCTGATGATGTCTCACTCTTTATCGCCAAGAACGTCCAGTCGAATATCCGGGAACTGGAGGGCTCGTTGGTCCGTCTTGTCGCCTACGCCTCGATGACGGGCCGCGACATTACCCTGGAGCTCGCCCAGGAGACGCTGAAGGACCTGAACGCCGAACGGGCCAAGGTGATCACGCTGGCCGCTATCCAACAGGCGGTCGCCGACTTCTATCGCGTCAAGGTCGAGGACCTCAAATCCAAGGACAGAAACCAGGGCGTGGTCTTGCCGCGCCAGGTCGCCATGTATCTCGGTCGAACGCTGACCCCCTCCTCGCTGCCGGTGATCGGCGAGGCGTTCGGCGGAAAAGACCACACGACCGTGATCCAC